A region from the Drosophila subpulchrella strain 33 F10 #4 breed RU33 unplaced genomic scaffold, RU_Dsub_v1.1 Primary Assembly Seq141, whole genome shotgun sequence genome encodes:
- the LOC119558816 gene encoding uncharacterized protein LOC119558816 isoform X3, whose translation MVNKQYPATDLEAFIKIAANWQNSNHNLLEGVDLKTEMTQYMNSPSMNMYKKRERTQNWNHQEKKYLLDLCRKDMRIIENKRLDAGLTAVKNKAWKIIHQKFSNQFGTDRTCNRLKEQWRRMKACTRNEILDYNNRLARFGAEVADRKKPSPFTFEVWDFMQEAKKACKSEALDGIDYSKIPLALEEGFEYRDDYKFNADEHDMDDSRTPPQELCDVDIKEEENNETFNETYNTHNLNQSDIHGGGERLSVSPNHSISRNGIHEAESPATLSAAGALDASGAFLPGGADMSGFQANFNMNNISATLEALNALRSGQFPSAAAAAAAAIQQHQAQAQVAMHHQHNTNNNNNEDDEDGMKPLAKRQRTSSGSLLGSEDQPANLTASVPASVECQALERSGSSSNGVAIAGTAASSSVNGSSQSNFELRMFMDMQNKEHMMRMKILEVQLQAAKHSRDLVEINKTLALQKLQELASKRLPS comes from the exons ATG gtCAACAAACAGTATCCGGCCACCGATCTGGAGGCTTTTATAAAGATCGCAGCCAACTGGCAAAATTCCAACCACAACTTGCTGGAGGGCGTCGACTTGAAGACGG AAATGACACAGTACATGAACAGCCCCTCGATGAACATGTATAAGAAGAGGGAACGCACCCAGAACTGGAACCACCAGGAGAAGAAATACCTGCTCGATCTGTGCCGCAAGGATATGCGCATTATCGAGAACAAGAGATTGGATGCCGGTCTTACGGCTGTGAAGAACAAGGCCTGGAAGATCATACACCAGAAGTTCTCCAATCAATTTGGCACCGATCGCACCTGCAATCGCCTCAAAGAACAATGGCGACGCATGAAAG CCTGCACTCGCAATGAGATTCTGGACTACAACAATCGCTTGGCCAGGTTCGGAGCCGAGGTGGCTGATCGCAAGAAGCCATCGCCATTCACCTTCGAGGTGTGGGATTTCATGCAGGAGGCCAAGAAGGCTTGCAAATCGGAGGCCCTGGATGGCATCGACTACTCCAAAATACCGCTGGCTTTGGAGGAGGGTTTTGAGTATCGCGATGACTACAAATTCAATGCCGATGAGCACGATATGGATGA CAGCCGCACACCGCCGCAGGAGCTGTGCGACGTGGACATCAAGGAGGAGGAGAACAACGAGACCTTCAACGAGACCTACAACACTCACAATCTCAATCAGAGCGACATTCATGGCGGTGGCGAGCGCCTGAGCGTGTCGCCCAATCACAGCATCAGTCGCAATGGGATCCATGAGGCCGAGAGTCCTGCCACACTTTCCGCAGCCGGTGCGTTGGATGCGAGCGGTGCCTTCCTGCCCGGAGGAGCCGACATGTCCGGCTTCCAGGCCAACTTCAACATGAACAACATATCCGCCACGCTGGAGGCACTGAATGCCCTGCGATCTGGCCAATTTCCCagtgcagcagcagcggcagcggctgccATACAGCAGCATCAGGCGCAGGCCCAAGTGGCCATGCATCACCAGCACAACaccaataataacaacaacgaGGACGACGAGGATGGCATGAAACCGCTGGCCAAGAGGCAACGCACCAGCAGCGGCAGTCTGCTGGGCAGCGAGGATCAGCCCGCTAACCTGACCGCTTCAGTGCCAGCCTCCGTGGAATGCCAAGCCTTGGAGCGCtccggcagcagcagcaatggAGTAGCCATCGCGGGAACAGCAGCCAGCTCCAGTGTCAACGGCAGCAGCCAGAGCAACTTCGAGCTGCGCATGTTCATGGACATGCAGAACAAGGAGCACATGATGCGCATGAAGATCCTGGAGGTGCAGTTGCAGGCGGCCAAGCACAGTCGCGATCTGGTGGAGATCAACAAGACGCTGGCGCTGCAGAAGCTGCAGGAGCTGGCCAGCAAGCGACTGCCCAGTTAG
- the LOC119558816 gene encoding uncharacterized protein LOC119558816 isoform X1, translating into MVNKQYPATDLEAFIKIAANWQNSNHNLLEGVDLKTEMTQYMNSPSMNMYKKRERTQNWNHQEKKYLLDLCRKDMRIIENKRLDAGLTAVKNKAWKIIHQKFSNQFGTDRTCNRLKEQWRRMKACTRNEILDYNNRLARFGAEVADRKKPSPFTFEVWDFMQEAKKACKSEALDGIDYSKIPLALEEGFEYRDDYKFNADEHDMDDSSRTPPQELCDVDIKEEENNETFNETYNTHNLNQSDIHGGGERLSVSPNHSISRNGIHEAESPATLSAAGALDASGAFLPGGADMSGFQANFNMNNISATLEALNALRSGQFPSAAAAAAAAIQQHQAQAQVAMHHQHNTNNNNNEDDEDGMKPLAKRQRTSSGSLLGSEDQPANLTASVPASVECQALERSGSSSNGVAIAGTAASSSVNGSSQSNFELRMFMDMQNKEHMMRMKILEVQLQAAKHSRDLVEINKTLALQKLQELASKRLPS; encoded by the exons ATG gtCAACAAACAGTATCCGGCCACCGATCTGGAGGCTTTTATAAAGATCGCAGCCAACTGGCAAAATTCCAACCACAACTTGCTGGAGGGCGTCGACTTGAAGACGG AAATGACACAGTACATGAACAGCCCCTCGATGAACATGTATAAGAAGAGGGAACGCACCCAGAACTGGAACCACCAGGAGAAGAAATACCTGCTCGATCTGTGCCGCAAGGATATGCGCATTATCGAGAACAAGAGATTGGATGCCGGTCTTACGGCTGTGAAGAACAAGGCCTGGAAGATCATACACCAGAAGTTCTCCAATCAATTTGGCACCGATCGCACCTGCAATCGCCTCAAAGAACAATGGCGACGCATGAAAG CCTGCACTCGCAATGAGATTCTGGACTACAACAATCGCTTGGCCAGGTTCGGAGCCGAGGTGGCTGATCGCAAGAAGCCATCGCCATTCACCTTCGAGGTGTGGGATTTCATGCAGGAGGCCAAGAAGGCTTGCAAATCGGAGGCCCTGGATGGCATCGACTACTCCAAAATACCGCTGGCTTTGGAGGAGGGTTTTGAGTATCGCGATGACTACAAATTCAATGCCGATGAGCACGATATGGATGA CAGCAGCCGCACACCGCCGCAGGAGCTGTGCGACGTGGACATCAAGGAGGAGGAGAACAACGAGACCTTCAACGAGACCTACAACACTCACAATCTCAATCAGAGCGACATTCATGGCGGTGGCGAGCGCCTGAGCGTGTCGCCCAATCACAGCATCAGTCGCAATGGGATCCATGAGGCCGAGAGTCCTGCCACACTTTCCGCAGCCGGTGCGTTGGATGCGAGCGGTGCCTTCCTGCCCGGAGGAGCCGACATGTCCGGCTTCCAGGCCAACTTCAACATGAACAACATATCCGCCACGCTGGAGGCACTGAATGCCCTGCGATCTGGCCAATTTCCCagtgcagcagcagcggcagcggctgccATACAGCAGCATCAGGCGCAGGCCCAAGTGGCCATGCATCACCAGCACAACaccaataataacaacaacgaGGACGACGAGGATGGCATGAAACCGCTGGCCAAGAGGCAACGCACCAGCAGCGGCAGTCTGCTGGGCAGCGAGGATCAGCCCGCTAACCTGACCGCTTCAGTGCCAGCCTCCGTGGAATGCCAAGCCTTGGAGCGCtccggcagcagcagcaatggAGTAGCCATCGCGGGAACAGCAGCCAGCTCCAGTGTCAACGGCAGCAGCCAGAGCAACTTCGAGCTGCGCATGTTCATGGACATGCAGAACAAGGAGCACATGATGCGCATGAAGATCCTGGAGGTGCAGTTGCAGGCGGCCAAGCACAGTCGCGATCTGGTGGAGATCAACAAGACGCTGGCGCTGCAGAAGCTGCAGGAGCTGGCCAGCAAGCGACTGCCCAGTTAG
- the LOC119558816 gene encoding uncharacterized protein LOC119558816 isoform X2, translated as MVNKQYPATDLEAFIKIAANWQNSNHNLLEGVDLKTEMTQYMNSPSMNMYKKRERTQNWNHQEKKYLLDLCRKDMRIIENKRLDAGLTAVKNKAWKIIHQKFSNQFGTDRTCNRLKEQWRRMKACTRNEILDYNNRLARFGAEVADRKKPSPFTFEVWDFMQEAKKACKSEALDGIDYSKIPLALEEGFEYRDDYKFNADEHDMDDSSRTPPQELCDVDIKEEENNETFNETYNTHNLNQSDIHGGGERLSVSPNHSISRNGIHEAESPATLSAAGALDASGAFLPGGADMSGFQANFNMNNISATLEALNALRSGQFPSAAAAAAAAIQQHQAQAQVAMHHQHNTNNNNNEDDEDGMKPLAKRQRTSSGSLLGSEDQPANLTASVPASVECQALERSGSSSNGVAIAGTAASSSVNGSSQSNFELRMFMDMQNKEHMMRMKILEVQLQAAKHSRDLVEINKTLALQKLQELASKRLPS; from the exons gtCAACAAACAGTATCCGGCCACCGATCTGGAGGCTTTTATAAAGATCGCAGCCAACTGGCAAAATTCCAACCACAACTTGCTGGAGGGCGTCGACTTGAAGACGG AAATGACACAGTACATGAACAGCCCCTCGATGAACATGTATAAGAAGAGGGAACGCACCCAGAACTGGAACCACCAGGAGAAGAAATACCTGCTCGATCTGTGCCGCAAGGATATGCGCATTATCGAGAACAAGAGATTGGATGCCGGTCTTACGGCTGTGAAGAACAAGGCCTGGAAGATCATACACCAGAAGTTCTCCAATCAATTTGGCACCGATCGCACCTGCAATCGCCTCAAAGAACAATGGCGACGCATGAAAG CCTGCACTCGCAATGAGATTCTGGACTACAACAATCGCTTGGCCAGGTTCGGAGCCGAGGTGGCTGATCGCAAGAAGCCATCGCCATTCACCTTCGAGGTGTGGGATTTCATGCAGGAGGCCAAGAAGGCTTGCAAATCGGAGGCCCTGGATGGCATCGACTACTCCAAAATACCGCTGGCTTTGGAGGAGGGTTTTGAGTATCGCGATGACTACAAATTCAATGCCGATGAGCACGATATGGATGA CAGCAGCCGCACACCGCCGCAGGAGCTGTGCGACGTGGACATCAAGGAGGAGGAGAACAACGAGACCTTCAACGAGACCTACAACACTCACAATCTCAATCAGAGCGACATTCATGGCGGTGGCGAGCGCCTGAGCGTGTCGCCCAATCACAGCATCAGTCGCAATGGGATCCATGAGGCCGAGAGTCCTGCCACACTTTCCGCAGCCGGTGCGTTGGATGCGAGCGGTGCCTTCCTGCCCGGAGGAGCCGACATGTCCGGCTTCCAGGCCAACTTCAACATGAACAACATATCCGCCACGCTGGAGGCACTGAATGCCCTGCGATCTGGCCAATTTCCCagtgcagcagcagcggcagcggctgccATACAGCAGCATCAGGCGCAGGCCCAAGTGGCCATGCATCACCAGCACAACaccaataataacaacaacgaGGACGACGAGGATGGCATGAAACCGCTGGCCAAGAGGCAACGCACCAGCAGCGGCAGTCTGCTGGGCAGCGAGGATCAGCCCGCTAACCTGACCGCTTCAGTGCCAGCCTCCGTGGAATGCCAAGCCTTGGAGCGCtccggcagcagcagcaatggAGTAGCCATCGCGGGAACAGCAGCCAGCTCCAGTGTCAACGGCAGCAGCCAGAGCAACTTCGAGCTGCGCATGTTCATGGACATGCAGAACAAGGAGCACATGATGCGCATGAAGATCCTGGAGGTGCAGTTGCAGGCGGCCAAGCACAGTCGCGATCTGGTGGAGATCAACAAGACGCTGGCGCTGCAGAAGCTGCAGGAGCTGGCCAGCAAGCGACTGCCCAGTTAG
- the LOC119558819 gene encoding uncharacterized protein LOC119558819, translating to MLKVVEKIIQLLRPRICQFTQSNKNISKHLYEKARAEENIHFLKLQREQLKSLREKILSQKNEVTTRIIKVDQQIQSLEKSKTEDNSNT from the exons ATGCTTAAAGTCGTAGAAAAGATAATTCAACTGTTGCGGCCCAGGATATGTCAATTCACGCAGTCCAATAA AAACATATCCAAGCATTTGTATGAGAAGGCAAGAGCGGAGGAGAATATTCATTTCCTTAAACTG CAAAGAGAGCAGCTGAAGTCCCTGCGAGAGAAGATTCTCAGCCAGAAGAACGAAGTCACGACGAGGATCATTAAAGTGGATCAACAGATACAATCGTTGGAAAAATCTAAAACAGAAGATAATTCgaatacataa
- the LOC119558817 gene encoding uncharacterized protein LOC119558817 isoform X2, whose protein sequence is MFTMARIISSTTCTKLLYARKAPSHISMPHKKIWISLRKKNGLVFRNHSVLSTKNVIYKYPFKRQFSDRLYEKGRGEELNYFLRLGREQFMKIRKNRIQEITNEIEQLEKEIQKLEKQTSHRSQKNKELLQKELQALREMLGRFHKNIEKETE, encoded by the exons ATGTTTACTATGGCGCGAATTATAAGCTCGACAACTTGTACCAAACTATTATATGCACGGAAAGCACCTTCTCATATCAGTATGCCTCACAAAAAGATATGGATTAGTTTACGCAAAAAGAATGGCCTAGTTTTTAGAAACCACTCCGTTCTGAGCACGAAAAATGTCATTTACAAATATCCTTTCAA GCGGCAATTCTCCGACAGACTATACGAAAAAGGCAGAGGAGAGGAACTTAACTATTTTCTTAGGCTT GGCAGAGAACAATTTATGAAAATCAGAAAGAACAGGATTCAAGAAATTACCAACGAAATCGAGCAATTGGAAAAAGAGATTCAAAAATTGGAAAAGCAAACTAGTCACCGATCACAGAAAAATAAAGAGCTTCTTCAGAAGGAATTACAGGCTCTAAGGGAAATGTTAGGGAGATTTCATAAGAACATCGAAAAAGAGACAGAATAA
- the LOC119558817 gene encoding uncharacterized protein LOC119558817 isoform X1, translating to MFTMARIISSTTCTKLLYARKAPSHISMPHKKIWISLRKKNGLVFRNHSVLSTKNVIYKYPFKSHRRQFSDRLYEKGRGEELNYFLRLGREQFMKIRKNRIQEITNEIEQLEKEIQKLEKQTSHRSQKNKELLQKELQALREMLGRFHKNIEKETE from the exons ATGTTTACTATGGCGCGAATTATAAGCTCGACAACTTGTACCAAACTATTATATGCACGGAAAGCACCTTCTCATATCAGTATGCCTCACAAAAAGATATGGATTAGTTTACGCAAAAAGAATGGCCTAGTTTTTAGAAACCACTCCGTTCTGAGCACGAAAAATGTCATTTACAAATATCCTTTCAA atCCCACAGGCGGCAATTCTCCGACAGACTATACGAAAAAGGCAGAGGAGAGGAACTTAACTATTTTCTTAGGCTT GGCAGAGAACAATTTATGAAAATCAGAAAGAACAGGATTCAAGAAATTACCAACGAAATCGAGCAATTGGAAAAAGAGATTCAAAAATTGGAAAAGCAAACTAGTCACCGATCACAGAAAAATAAAGAGCTTCTTCAGAAGGAATTACAGGCTCTAAGGGAAATGTTAGGGAGATTTCATAAGAACATCGAAAAAGAGACAGAATAA
- the LOC119558820 gene encoding immune-induced peptide 18-like: protein MKLFALCCLLILGLLACLPTPGAASPSRDSGSGLRSGNPFHPPPPKQRPFYYDAPVRRQPSNTMYA from the coding sequence ATGAAGCTGTTTGCCTTGTGCTGCCTACTAATTTTGGGCCTTCTGGCATGCCTGCCCACTCCCGGGGCTGCCTCGCCATCTCGTGACAGTGGATCAGGATTAAGATCCGGTAATCCCTTCCATCCACCACCTCCAAAACAACGACCATTCTACTACGATGCACCAGTTAGGAGACAACCATCCAATACAATGTACGCTTAA
- the LOC119558818 gene encoding uncharacterized protein LOC119558818 gives MNINPIIRTILNHLRGCTIRSYLVVLPDHGRIEKQLKLEELITERGVLDMRSLELSLQQKRVEANLTDLTRCIRGMEFDLKVNSDLEKKENKQPRGTSHNSPPSDKKSPKVGGFSE, from the exons ATGAATATAAATCCCATAATCCGTACCATATTGAACCACTTACGAGGTTGCACCATTAG gagCTATCTGGTTGTCCTGCCCGATCACGGTCGTATAGAGAAACAGCTTAAGCTGGAGGAGCTGATAACG GAACGTGGAGTTTTGGATATGCGATCTCTTGAGCTCTCACTTCAGCAAAAGCGCGTTGAGGCCAATCTAACCGATCTGACACGTTGCATAAGGGGCATGGAGTTTGATTTGAAGGTGAATTCCGATCTGgagaaaaaggaaaacaaacagCCACGTGGTACCTCGCATAATTCCCCGCCAAGCGATAAGAAATCACCCAAAGTCGGTGGTTTTAGCGAATAG
- the LOC119558822 gene encoding uncharacterized protein LOC119558822 — protein MFRGAYKVLSFLQSRHVLVKNSLNKRRPFSDLFDKGGKGSGGIEPYHVKLLQVNKGKEAQILELTAQIESLEMQIKALEKTKSAEAQAAKGELMVVLKELKGALRKLRMNK, from the exons ATGTTCCGGGGGGCATATAAGGTTTTATCATTCTTACAGTCAAGACATGTCTTGGTTAAGAACAGCTTAAA TAAAAGACGGCCTTTCAGTGATCTTTTTGATAAAGGTGGCAAAGGCAGTGGCGGAATCGAACCTTACCATGTA AAACTATTACAAGTAAACAAAGGAAAAGAGGCACAGATCTTGGAGTTAACCGCACAAATCGAATCCCTTGAGATGCAAATTAAAGCCCTGGAAAAAACCAAGTCAGCTGAGGCACAAGCTGCGAAAGGAGAACTTATGGTAGTCCTTAAAGAGCTAAAAGGTGCCCTCCGGAAATTAAGaatgaataaataa
- the LOC119558814 gene encoding aquaporin-2-like isoform X1 produces MIWDFFTFIRGTSEFSATALLMLFGCMGDSMNQGDGNKSLVASVHYGLAVMVVMHVFGFVSGAHANPCISISCYFMGYIASDLMMMYVVCQLAGGFAGYYLLLQLLPKEVVDASKPAVCLVEPMASLTTNQIISIECLLTAVFVLGWCALWDVRNGRFLDSVTIRMGLLVIACSFAGGQLTGASMNPAKTLVPAIFQGNPDSVVMQLTGQILAAIMVPFIWNNAFTPRYRPLEIPICTGLN; encoded by the exons ATGATTTGGGACTTCTTTACATTTATACGTGGTACCAGTGAGTTTAGTGCCACCGCTTTGCTGATGCTCTTTGGTTGCATGGGTGATTCGATGAACCAGGGTGATGGGAACAAAAGTTTGGTGGCCAG CGTTCACTACGGACTGGCTGTGATGGTGGTAATGCACGTGTTTGGCTTCGTTTCCGGAGCCCATGCAAATCCCTGCATCTCGATCTCGTGCTACTTCATGGGCTATATAGCCTCGGATTTGATGATGATGTATGTGGTCTGTCAGCTGGCTGGTGGATTTGCTGGCTACTACCTTCTGCTCCAACTGTTACCCAAAGAAGTGGTGGATGCCAGCAAGCCGGCCGTTTGTCTGGTGGAACCGATGGCCAGTCTGACCACCAACCAGATTATCAGCATCGAGTGCCTGCTGACCGCGGTCTTCGTGCTCGGATGGTGTGCCCTGTGGGACGTGCGAAACGGACGATTTCTGGACTCGGTCACCATTCGGATGGGCCTCCTGGTGATCGCCTGCAGTTTTGCAGGG GGCCAATTAACTGGAGCCTCAATGAACCCAGCCAAGACTCTAGTGCCGGCCATCTTTCAAGGCAACCCGGACTCTGTTGTAATGCAGCTAACTGGCCAGATCTTGGCCGCCATCATGGTCCCCTTTATCTGGAACAACGCGTTTACGCCACGTTATAGGCCCCTGGAAATACCCATTTGCACCGGTCTTAACTAG
- the LOC119558814 gene encoding aquaporin-2-like isoform X2: MLFGCMGDSMNQGDGNKSLVASVHYGLAVMVVMHVFGFVSGAHANPCISISCYFMGYIASDLMMMYVVCQLAGGFAGYYLLLQLLPKEVVDASKPAVCLVEPMASLTTNQIISIECLLTAVFVLGWCALWDVRNGRFLDSVTIRMGLLVIACSFAGGQLTGASMNPAKTLVPAIFQGNPDSVVMQLTGQILAAIMVPFIWNNAFTPRYRPLEIPICTGLN, from the exons ATGCTCTTTGGTTGCATGGGTGATTCGATGAACCAGGGTGATGGGAACAAAAGTTTGGTGGCCAG CGTTCACTACGGACTGGCTGTGATGGTGGTAATGCACGTGTTTGGCTTCGTTTCCGGAGCCCATGCAAATCCCTGCATCTCGATCTCGTGCTACTTCATGGGCTATATAGCCTCGGATTTGATGATGATGTATGTGGTCTGTCAGCTGGCTGGTGGATTTGCTGGCTACTACCTTCTGCTCCAACTGTTACCCAAAGAAGTGGTGGATGCCAGCAAGCCGGCCGTTTGTCTGGTGGAACCGATGGCCAGTCTGACCACCAACCAGATTATCAGCATCGAGTGCCTGCTGACCGCGGTCTTCGTGCTCGGATGGTGTGCCCTGTGGGACGTGCGAAACGGACGATTTCTGGACTCGGTCACCATTCGGATGGGCCTCCTGGTGATCGCCTGCAGTTTTGCAGGG GGCCAATTAACTGGAGCCTCAATGAACCCAGCCAAGACTCTAGTGCCGGCCATCTTTCAAGGCAACCCGGACTCTGTTGTAATGCAGCTAACTGGCCAGATCTTGGCCGCCATCATGGTCCCCTTTATCTGGAACAACGCGTTTACGCCACGTTATAGGCCCCTGGAAATACCCATTTGCACCGGTCTTAACTAG
- the LOC119558807 gene encoding aquaporin-like isoform X2, producing the protein MAKTTSRSTCWLLQRRQLDSISIVLAEMIATAMLMFLGCMGCVQNSVFTNSNFQSAVNFGFVVLICIQCFGCVCGAHLNPAVTLATYVYNMISLPMALAYFVAQMVGAFIGYGLLKAVLPENAIYSSDTPNGVCLTSLNSTLTSWQGLAVEFLITCVLISICCGVWDPRNATKQDSVPVRFGLAIACLSLTAGQLTGASMNPARSFAPAIWNGAWDNHWIYWVGPMAAALVTSVIYKFAFRREVEDLDEVDETTMSTKRTSEAELA; encoded by the exons ATGGCGAAGACCACAAG CCGTTCAACATGCTGGCTGCTGCAGCGTCGCCAGCTGGACAGTATCTCAATAGTTCTTGCCGAAATGATAGCCACCGCCATGTTGATGTTCCTGGGTTGCATGGGATGCGTCCAGAATTCCGTGTTCACCAACTCGAACTTCCAGAGCGCCGTTAACTTTGGGTTCGTAGTGCTGATCTGCATCCAGTGTTTCGGCTGTGTGTGTGGGGCCCACTTGAATCCCGCCGTCACCTTGGCCACCTATGTCTACAACATGATCTCGCTGCCAATGGCTCTGGCCTACTTTGTGGCCCAAATGGTGGGTGCCTTTATAGGGTACGGACTGCTGAAGGCTGTGCTCCCGGAGAATGCCATCTACAGCTCGGATACGCCCAATGGGGTGTGCCTCACATCGCTCAATAGCACCTTGACCAGCTGGCAGGGCCTGGCCGTTGAGTTCCTGATCACCTGCGTCCTCATCTCCATTTGCTGCGGCGTCTGGGATCCCCGCAATGCCACAAAACAGGACTCTGTGCCGGTGCGTTTCGGCCTGGCCATCGCCTGCCTTTCACTCACAGCG GGCCAACTGACAGGGGCCAGCATGAATCCAGCCCGATCCTTTGCCCCAGCAATTTGGAATGGTGCGTGGGACAACCACTGGATCTACTGGGTGGGGCCCATGGCTGCGGCATTGGTAACCTCAGTGATCTACAAGTTTGCCTTTCGGCGGGAAGTGGAGGATTTGGACGAGGTCGATGAGACCACAATGTCAACCAAGCGAACCTCGGAGGCGGAACTCGCCTAG
- the LOC119558809 gene encoding aquaporin AQPcic-like produces MSQQKQKSQESNPTARWRLEGSHRCALASFFGEFVATAVFVFVACMGCVETPVFQNSHFRSGLTFGLAILIAIQCFGSVSGAHLNPAITLAAWLYGAIGWKKAIAYFVAQAAGALIGYGILVAVLPESSIKGVDNPAGVCVTVLAPEISELQGVFIEFLITCCLVMVACSVWDPRNAKFQDSVPVRFGLTVSCLILTAGLFTGASMNPTRSLGPAVWNNSWAHHWIYWVGPLVAGAVTSLIYKMAFKGDEEIDLRSSDAKIRMIGEVIVQ; encoded by the exons ATGTCGCAACAGAAGCAAAAATCGCAAGAGTCCAATCCGACCGCCAGGTGGCGTTTGGAAGGATCGCACAGATGTGCCTTGGCCTCCTTTTTCGGGGAATTTGTTGCCACTGCAGTCTTTGTTTTCGTGGCCTGCATGGGCTGTGTGGAGACACCAGTGTTCCAGAATTCCCATTTCCGAAGTGGTCTCACCTTTGGCCTGGCCATCCTGATAGCTATCCAATGTTTTGGATCAGTTTCGGGGGCCCATTTGAATCCTGCCATTACCCTGGCTGCCTGGCTTTACGGAGCAATTGGTTGGAAAAAGGCTATTGCATATTTTGTGGCCCAGGCTGCCGGAGCCTTGATTGGTTATGGAATCCTGGTAGCTGTTCTACCAGAAAGTTCCATCAAAGGAGTGGATAATCCAGCGGGTGTTTGCGTAACAGTTCTGGCCCCGGAAATCAGTGAACTTCAGGGAGTTTTTATAGAGTTCCTCATCACTTGCTGTCTGGTAATGGTGGCCTGTTCCGTCTGGGATCCACGAAACGCCAAGTTTCAGGACTCAGTGCCCGTAAGATTTGGCCTCACCGTTTCCTGTCTCATCCTCACAGCA GGTCTCTTCACGGGAGCCAGTATGAACCCAACCAGATCGTTGGGTCCCGCTGTTTGGAATAACTCTTGGGCACATCATTGGATCTACTGGGTGGGTCCTTTGGTGGCAGGAGCTGTCACCTCACTGATCTATAAAATGGCATTCAAGGGCGATGAAGAGATCGATTTGAGGAGCTCCGATGCCAAGATACGCATGATCGGGGAGGTTATAGTGCAATAA
- the LOC119558810 gene encoding aquaporin AQPcic-like: protein MKGSTLDKISAFLGELIGTGILVFLGCMGCVSTFPNSHLQIVLNFGFAVLVAIQCFGCVSGAHLNPAVTVAAYIYDMVSLSMAFAYFAAQMLGAFIGYGLLMVLLPKSALEGSEGNGLCVTLPHSSVLPGQAFGIEFVITSILIIVCCGVWDPRNSKFHDSVGIRFGLAIACLACAAGPFTGASMNPARSFAPALWNTNFQSNWIYWLAPLSASAITAYAYKVVFRREVVEAEITSNEKLRHLEDVQLS, encoded by the exons ATGAAGGGATCGACGCTGGACAAAATCTCCGCCTTTCTGGGCGAGCTCATCGGCACGGGAATTCTGGTCTTCCTGGGCTGCATGGGCTGTGTGTCTACGTTTCCGAACAGCCATCTGCAGATTGTCCTGAACTTTGGATTTGCCGTCCTCGTGGCCATCCAGTGCTTTGGCTGCGTATCCGGAGCTCATTTGAATCCCGCCGTAACGGTGGCCGCCTATATCTATGATATGGTCTCCTTATCCATGGCATTTGCCTACTTTGCCGCCCAGATGCTGGGTGCCTTCATAGGATATGGCCTGCTGATGGTCTTGCTGCCGAAATCAGCCCTCGAGGGCAGCGAGGGCAACGGCCTCTGCGTGACCCTGCCCCACTCTTCCGTGCTCCCGGGACAGGCCTTCGGCATCGAGTTCGTCATCACCTCCATCCTGATCATCGTCTGCTGCGGCGTCTGGGATCCGCGCAACTCCAAGTTCCACGACTCGGTGGGCATCCGCTTCGGTCTGGCCATTGCCTGTCTTGCCTGTGCTGCC GGTCCCTTCACCGGTGCCAGCATGAATCCTGCCAGGTCCTTCGCTCCCGCCCTGTGGAACACCAACTTCCAGTCCAACTGGATCTACTGGCTGGCTCCCCTGAGCGCCTCCGCCATCACCGCCTACGCCTACAAGGTCGTCTTCCGCAGGGAGGTCGTGGAGGCGGAGATTACCTCCAACGAGAAGCTGCGCCACCTGGAGGATGTCCAGCTGTCGTAG